In a genomic window of Deltaproteobacteria bacterium:
- a CDS encoding DUF429 domain-containing protein — translation MYLVGIDCATKPRDVGIALAEMGDPVEVLEIYAGDSNPWGRVIEWVLNFAGQDVLVALDAPLGWPIALSEALHEHSAGNPVGNCPNDMFRRSTDRDIHNRLGKQPLDVGANRIARTAHAALKELEFLRESTDNPIPLAWCHDNLGGVQAIEVYPAATLKSHCIRCDRYKRKNNPDHRRGREEIARSLPGVSFAGDCWDAVIANADALDAAVCVLAAADFVRGDATQPPNIDVASREGWIWCRAPNCSSARA, via the coding sequence ATGTATCTTGTCGGCATCGACTGCGCCACGAAACCGCGCGATGTAGGAATCGCCCTTGCTGAGATGGGGGATCCGGTAGAAGTTCTGGAGATCTATGCGGGGGACAGTAACCCTTGGGGCCGAGTGATCGAGTGGGTGTTGAACTTTGCGGGCCAAGATGTCCTGGTAGCCCTCGACGCCCCGCTAGGTTGGCCTATCGCGCTTAGCGAAGCGCTCCATGAACACTCAGCCGGCAACCCGGTCGGCAATTGCCCGAACGATATGTTCCGTCGTTCGACTGATCGGGATATTCACAATCGGCTTGGCAAGCAACCGCTTGACGTGGGTGCGAACCGCATCGCACGCACCGCTCACGCCGCACTAAAAGAACTGGAATTCTTACGAGAAAGTACTGACAACCCAATCCCACTCGCTTGGTGCCATGACAATCTTGGGGGCGTCCAAGCAATCGAGGTTTATCCCGCCGCGACGTTGAAGTCGCATTGCATACGTTGTGATCGATACAAGCGCAAGAACAACCCCGATCACAGACGCGGCCGCGAAGAAATCGCAAGGAGCCTACCAGGTGTTTCCTTTGCCGGGGATTGTTGGGATGCGGTAATCGCCAACGCCGACGCTTTGGATGCTGCGGTATGCGTCTTGGCGGCGGCGGACTTTGTCCGCGGTGACGCCACCCAGCCTCCAAACATCGACGTCGCGAGCCGAGAGGGGTGGATCTGGTGCCGCGCCCCGAATTGCTCCTCTGCGAGGGCATAG
- a CDS encoding nucleotidyl transferase AbiEii/AbiGii toxin family protein yields MTFKPFLDVLPDEQRSLWPALKDIPDSFVLYGGTALALRLGHRASVDFDFFSSDPVDFDLLFRLPFMTQADVLQRAPDTLTVSTSPRTATNPVKVSFFGGIDTGRVGSPEMTEDGVLRVASLLDLFGTKLKVLLQRVAARDYLDLAAILRTGVPLKEGLGAAGTLYGQQFPPTEAVKALSYFNEGDATNVDPATQAFLSKQAAAWDFTTAEIVKVADSLGTV; encoded by the coding sequence GTGACGTTCAAGCCGTTCCTGGACGTTCTTCCTGACGAGCAACGGAGCTTGTGGCCCGCACTCAAGGACATCCCCGACTCCTTCGTCCTTTACGGCGGCACTGCTCTCGCGCTGCGATTGGGCCACCGCGCGTCGGTCGACTTCGACTTCTTCTCGTCGGACCCCGTTGACTTCGACCTCCTGTTCCGCCTCCCTTTCATGACACAGGCTGACGTGCTCCAAAGGGCACCTGACACGTTGACCGTCTCTACTTCACCCCGCACTGCAACGAATCCGGTGAAAGTCTCTTTCTTCGGCGGCATCGACACAGGCCGCGTGGGAAGTCCGGAGATGACGGAGGACGGAGTGTTGCGGGTGGCCTCACTGTTGGACCTGTTCGGGACGAAGCTCAAGGTGCTGCTGCAACGTGTCGCGGCCCGCGATTATCTCGATCTGGCGGCTATTCTGCGAACCGGCGTGCCGCTCAAAGAGGGACTCGGCGCGGCGGGAACCCTTTACGGACAGCAGTTTCCTCCAACCGAAGCGGTCAAGGCCCTGTCCTACTTCAACGAAGGCGACGCCACGAACGTGGATCCGGCAACGCAGGCCTTCCTTTCGAAGCAGGCGGCCGCCTGGGACTTTACCACAGCCGAGATTGTCAAGGTGGCCGACTCTCTGGGTACTGTGTGA
- a CDS encoding IS1 family transposase produces MNRLPREKRIQVLQLLVECVGIRSISRTLGIDPHTVLSLLETAGRASATYHDLHVRNVAAENVQADEIHSFIYAKSGNLRDAKSPPPEAGDVYTWVAIDTDTKLVISYLTGGRGSAEGRMFMRDLASRISNRIQLTTDEYTVYPPAVKEAFGGNVDFEFGDATNSFVERQNLTIRTHIKRFARRTNAHSKKLENHVYAVNIHFLHYNWVRIHQTIRCTPAMEAGLTKELHDYEWLLDVIERYG; encoded by the coding sequence GTGAACCGGCTACCTCGGGAGAAGCGGATCCAGGTCCTGCAGCTCCTCGTCGAGTGCGTGGGCATCAGGTCGATCTCAAGGACCTTGGGGATCGACCCTCACACGGTTCTGTCGCTCCTCGAGACGGCGGGGAGAGCCAGCGCAACCTACCACGACCTGCACGTAAGAAACGTAGCGGCTGAGAACGTCCAGGCCGACGAGATCCACTCCTTCATCTACGCCAAGTCCGGTAATCTTCGCGACGCCAAGTCGCCGCCCCCCGAGGCCGGGGACGTCTACACCTGGGTCGCCATCGACACCGACACGAAGCTGGTGATCTCCTACCTCACGGGTGGGCGCGGCTCAGCCGAGGGCCGGATGTTCATGCGCGACCTGGCTTCGCGGATCTCGAACCGCATCCAGCTCACCACGGACGAGTACACGGTCTACCCGCCGGCCGTGAAGGAGGCCTTCGGGGGCAACGTGGACTTCGAGTTCGGGGACGCGACCAACAGCTTCGTGGAGCGCCAGAATCTCACCATCCGGACGCACATCAAGCGCTTCGCGCGCCGGACGAACGCGCACTCGAAGAAGCTGGAGAACCACGTCTACGCGGTCAACATCCACTTCCTCCACTACAACTGGGTGCGTATCCATCAGACGATCCGGTGCACACCGGCGATGGAAGCCGGACTCACCAAGGAGCTCCACGACTACGAGTGGCTTCTGGACGTGATCGAGAGGTACGGCTAA
- a CDS encoding lysine 2,3-aminomutase, with product MSVQAEEEYLTREAPIFPSERYKALSTKHLDEISQLERLPRDDRFAMKVVANVLPFRSNRYVIDHLIDWDRVPDDPVFQMTFPQQGMLEEDDFLRMADLFRRDASAKEIKEGAHEIREKLNPHPAGQRELNIPQVGHETIHGLQHKYRETVLFFPSQGQTCHAYCTFCFRWAQFVGDNELKIVAKEADGLHDYLATHPDVTDLLVTGGDPMIMKTAVFANYLEPLVDDPRFAHVQDIRIGTKALTFWPYRFVGDEDADDMLRLLEKIVKAGKHVAIMAHFNHWRELETNVVREAIRRLRDAGAVIRCQAPLLRHINDSSDVWIRMWEEEVRLGMIPYYMFVERDTGARNYFEVPLDRCCEIFQNAYKFVSGLSRTVRGPSMSATPGKVEVQDVQEIGGEKVFILRFLQGRNPDWVGRPFFAAYDPEATWFDQLRPAFGQEKFFFTDDFNAMVQGRWPTTKH from the coding sequence ATGTCCGTTCAAGCGGAAGAAGAGTACCTCACCCGGGAGGCGCCGATCTTTCCCTCCGAACGCTACAAGGCGCTGTCGACGAAGCATCTCGACGAAATTTCGCAGCTCGAACGTCTTCCCAGGGACGACCGCTTCGCCATGAAAGTGGTGGCCAACGTGCTGCCCTTCCGCTCCAACCGGTACGTGATCGACCACCTCATCGACTGGGACCGGGTGCCCGACGACCCGGTCTTCCAGATGACCTTCCCGCAGCAGGGGATGCTCGAGGAGGACGACTTCCTGCGTATGGCCGACCTTTTCCGGCGCGACGCTTCGGCGAAGGAGATCAAGGAAGGTGCCCACGAGATCCGCGAGAAACTCAACCCGCACCCTGCCGGCCAGCGGGAGCTGAACATCCCCCAGGTCGGGCACGAGACGATCCACGGTCTTCAGCACAAGTACCGCGAGACCGTGCTGTTCTTCCCCAGCCAGGGGCAGACCTGCCACGCCTATTGCACGTTCTGCTTCCGCTGGGCGCAGTTCGTGGGCGACAACGAGCTCAAGATCGTCGCCAAGGAAGCGGACGGGCTGCATGACTATCTGGCCACGCATCCTGACGTCACCGACCTCCTGGTGACCGGCGGCGACCCCATGATCATGAAGACCGCGGTATTCGCCAATTACCTGGAGCCGCTGGTGGACGACCCGCGGTTCGCCCACGTGCAGGACATCCGCATCGGCACCAAGGCTTTGACGTTCTGGCCCTACCGTTTCGTCGGCGACGAGGACGCGGACGACATGCTGCGGCTGCTGGAGAAGATCGTGAAGGCGGGCAAGCACGTCGCCATCATGGCCCACTTCAACCACTGGCGGGAGCTTGAGACCAACGTGGTCCGGGAGGCGATCCGCCGCCTGCGCGACGCCGGTGCGGTGATCCGCTGCCAGGCGCCGCTGCTGCGCCACATCAACGACTCCTCGGACGTGTGGATCCGCATGTGGGAGGAAGAGGTGCGGCTGGGGATGATCCCCTACTATATGTTCGTGGAACGCGACACCGGCGCGCGCAATTACTTCGAGGTGCCGCTGGACCGCTGCTGCGAAATTTTCCAGAACGCCTACAAGTTCGTCTCCGGCTTGTCCCGCACCGTGCGCGGCCCGAGCATGAGCGCCACCCCGGGCAAGGTGGAGGTCCAGGACGTGCAGGAGATCGGCGGCGAGAAAGTGTTCATCCTCCGCTTCCTCCAGGGACGCAACCCCGACTGGGTCGGACGCCCCTTCTTCGCCGCCTACGACCCCGAGGCCACCTGGTTCGACCAGTTGCGCCCCGCCTTCGGCCAGGAGAAGTTCTTCTTCACGGATGACTTCAACGCCATGGTGCAGGGGAGGTGGCCGACGACGAAGCACTGA
- a CDS encoding Glu/Leu/Phe/Val dehydrogenase codes for MATDLFSTARERLEDAARYLDIEREIIDQLRYPKETLAATLLVRMDDGSRKAFKAWRCRYDDTRGPTKGGIRFHPAVNVDEVMTLAFWMTFKCAVVNLPFGGAKGGVSVDVKTLSRAELERLSRSYVEAFSRFIGPERDIPAPDMYTNGIVMAWMADEYGTITGHPSPAIITGKPVALGGSLGRDDATGRGGFNILNHLKEELGVSRETSRIVLQGFGNASFHCARLLHDDGYRIIGLSDSTTAIHDPDGMNPYAVMEHKKRTGHVAGAPTHGTARELDNAALLETECDVLIPAAVENQITETNAARIQAPVILELANGPTTPAGDAVLDKKGTVVIPDILANSGGVTVSYFEWVQNKAGYYWPVEEVHAKLKAILEPETRRVWDVARDKAVSMRTAAYVHALERIGDAVEARGTKAFFNPLG; via the coding sequence ATGGCCACGGATCTGTTTTCCACCGCGCGGGAGCGCCTCGAAGACGCCGCCCGCTATCTCGACATCGAGCGCGAGATCATCGACCAGCTCCGGTATCCCAAGGAAACGCTGGCCGCCACCCTGCTGGTGCGCATGGACGACGGCTCGCGCAAGGCGTTCAAGGCGTGGCGCTGCCGCTACGACGACACCCGCGGCCCCACCAAGGGCGGCATCCGCTTCCACCCCGCGGTGAACGTGGACGAGGTGATGACGCTGGCGTTCTGGATGACCTTCAAGTGCGCGGTCGTAAACCTCCCCTTCGGCGGCGCCAAGGGCGGCGTGTCGGTGGATGTCAAGACCCTCTCCCGGGCCGAGCTGGAGCGCCTGAGCCGCTCCTACGTCGAGGCGTTCTCGCGCTTCATCGGACCCGAGCGCGACATCCCCGCCCCCGACATGTACACCAACGGCATCGTCATGGCCTGGATGGCGGACGAGTACGGCACCATCACCGGCCATCCCAGCCCGGCCATCATCACCGGCAAGCCGGTGGCGCTGGGCGGCTCGCTCGGACGTGACGACGCCACCGGCCGGGGCGGTTTCAATATTCTGAACCACCTGAAGGAGGAGCTCGGGGTCAGCCGCGAAACGTCGCGGATCGTGCTGCAGGGATTCGGCAACGCCTCGTTTCACTGCGCCCGCCTCCTCCACGACGACGGGTACCGCATCATCGGGCTTTCGGATTCGACCACGGCCATCCATGACCCCGACGGCATGAATCCCTACGCGGTGATGGAGCACAAGAAACGCACCGGACACGTCGCCGGAGCGCCCACGCACGGCACGGCGCGCGAGCTCGACAACGCGGCGCTGCTGGAAACGGAATGCGACGTGCTGATTCCCGCCGCGGTGGAGAACCAGATCACCGAAACCAACGCGGCCAGGATCCAGGCGCCGGTCATCCTGGAGCTCGCAAACGGCCCGACAACGCCGGCCGGCGACGCGGTCCTCGACAAGAAGGGCACGGTGGTGATTCCCGACATCCTAGCCAATTCGGGCGGGGTGACGGTGTCCTACTTCGAGTGGGTGCAGAACAAGGCTGGCTACTACTGGCCGGTGGAGGAGGTGCACGCCAAGCTCAAGGCCATCCTGGAGCCCGAAACCCGGCGCGTGTGGGACGTGGCCAGGGACAAGGCCGTCAGCATGCGCACCGCCGCCTATGTCCACGCCCTTGAGCGCATCGGAGACGCGGTGGAGGCCCGCGGCACCAAGGCGTTCTTCAACCCGTTGGGCTAG